From one Acidobacteriota bacterium genomic stretch:
- a CDS encoding protein kinase has product MMITTGVRLGPYEIVESLGAGGMGEVWRAKDTRLDRQVAIKVLPAGLTENEQLHARFDREAKAISSLNHPNICTLHDVGHENGRHYLVMELIEGESLADRLDKGPLPLDEAIRHGIEITNALDRAHRQGIIHRDLKPGNVMITPSGAKILDFGLAKMADQASESEPGITNLPTQKRNLTEEGTILGTVQYMAPEQIEGHEADRRTDIFAFGLLLFEMVTGRKAFQGKSRMSLMAAILEHRPPSISSVQPISPPALDRLVQICLEKDPDNRWQTARDVELQLRWIEEGGSDAGIPAPVMARRKHREKAGWVAAAVAAAMALLFAALWLAHPDEPRRLSRFSMLPPPGMTIDVGMRLAISPDGSRLVFAAFGGQGPRRLYLREIDQLESRPLTGTERGELPFWSPDSREIAFFVDDRLKRVSAFGGPPQTICEAAAPRGGSWANDGTIVFSSGEAGGRGVLSKVAARGGQPVRLTELDEQRGDFSHRWPWFLPDEKHLLFLAQTGEGGREDDDSTIEVLSLETGERKRIVGGNSSVQYVPPGYILFWREGSLIAQKFDLDRLEVSGEPVPIAERVGYSGLEKGAFTASSEGTLLYQSNEAVSSQLTWFDRDGSELSTIGEESRQLGSIDLSWDGSRLAYTLEGDVWVRDLVRGSAIRLSFDDEWEGDPVWLPGDDWIVFNSPTAFFRKRSSGIGDAERLIGDDQEAAGAYSSSSDGRYLFVHQDHPATQVDILRFDMIEEKFESLIRTPFLDVTPYPSPDGKWLAVASAETGRMEVYVHRLESPGGRWQLSTDGGVHPTWSRDGGTIYYLTEQSSRLMAVEVETGETFRAGTPVELMRVAMPRRQERPYDVNADGSRFIFNALTGDRTESPEITVVMNWDRMLER; this is encoded by the coding sequence ATGATGATCACAACCGGTGTGAGGCTCGGTCCTTACGAGATCGTCGAGTCGCTCGGTGCGGGCGGCATGGGAGAGGTCTGGCGCGCTAAAGACACCCGACTCGACCGTCAGGTGGCGATCAAAGTGTTGCCGGCGGGTCTCACGGAGAACGAGCAGCTCCATGCACGATTCGATCGTGAGGCGAAGGCGATCTCGTCGCTGAATCATCCGAACATCTGCACGCTTCATGACGTCGGACACGAGAACGGCCGGCACTATCTCGTCATGGAGCTGATCGAGGGGGAATCCCTCGCCGATCGGCTCGACAAAGGACCTCTTCCGCTCGATGAAGCGATCCGCCACGGAATAGAGATCACGAACGCTCTCGACCGCGCGCATCGCCAGGGGATCATCCATCGGGACCTCAAGCCGGGGAACGTGATGATCACTCCCTCCGGGGCGAAGATTCTCGACTTCGGACTCGCGAAGATGGCGGACCAGGCCAGCGAGTCAGAGCCGGGGATCACGAACCTTCCGACGCAGAAGAGGAACCTCACCGAGGAGGGAACGATTCTCGGTACGGTGCAGTACATGGCGCCGGAGCAGATCGAGGGTCACGAGGCCGATCGCCGCACCGACATCTTTGCCTTCGGACTGCTGCTGTTCGAGATGGTGACGGGACGCAAGGCCTTCCAGGGGAAGAGCAGAATGAGCCTGATGGCTGCCATTCTCGAGCACCGGCCTCCTTCGATCTCCAGCGTTCAGCCGATCTCGCCGCCCGCCCTCGACCGTCTCGTGCAGATTTGCCTCGAGAAAGATCCCGACAATCGATGGCAGACGGCACGAGACGTCGAGCTGCAGCTCCGATGGATCGAAGAGGGGGGATCGGATGCAGGAATCCCGGCACCGGTCATGGCGAGACGGAAGCATCGCGAAAAGGCGGGCTGGGTCGCCGCGGCGGTCGCGGCCGCCATGGCCCTCCTTTTTGCCGCACTATGGCTGGCCCACCCTGACGAGCCGCGACGGCTTTCGCGTTTCTCCATGCTCCCGCCGCCCGGGATGACGATCGATGTGGGAATGAGGCTCGCGATCTCCCCCGACGGCTCCCGCCTCGTCTTCGCGGCGTTCGGCGGACAGGGTCCGAGACGACTCTATCTCCGCGAAATCGACCAGCTCGAGTCCCGGCCACTGACAGGAACAGAGCGAGGCGAGTTGCCGTTCTGGTCGCCCGACAGCCGGGAGATCGCTTTTTTCGTCGACGACAGACTGAAGCGTGTCTCGGCCTTCGGCGGTCCTCCGCAGACAATCTGTGAGGCAGCCGCTCCACGCGGAGGAAGCTGGGCAAACGATGGGACGATCGTTTTCAGCAGCGGAGAGGCGGGAGGGCGGGGAGTCCTGAGTAAGGTTGCTGCACGAGGCGGTCAGCCAGTCCGGCTGACGGAGCTGGACGAGCAGCGTGGAGATTTCAGCCACCGCTGGCCCTGGTTTCTCCCGGATGAGAAACATCTTCTCTTCCTTGCGCAGACCGGAGAAGGGGGGCGGGAAGACGACGACAGCACGATCGAGGTCCTCTCGCTCGAAACGGGCGAGCGGAAGAGGATCGTCGGAGGGAATTCATCCGTTCAGTATGTTCCGCCCGGTTACATTCTCTTCTGGCGTGAGGGCTCACTGATCGCGCAGAAATTCGATCTCGACCGGCTCGAAGTGAGCGGCGAGCCCGTCCCCATCGCGGAGCGTGTCGGATACAGCGGTCTGGAGAAGGGAGCGTTCACCGCCTCCAGTGAAGGGACGCTTCTCTATCAAAGCAATGAGGCTGTGAGCTCGCAATTGACGTGGTTCGATCGGGATGGAAGCGAGCTGTCGACGATCGGAGAAGAGTCGAGGCAACTCGGTAGCATCGATCTCTCCTGGGACGGCTCCCGGCTCGCATACACCCTCGAAGGAGACGTCTGGGTGCGCGATCTGGTGCGCGGCTCCGCCATTCGCCTGAGCTTTGACGACGAGTGGGAAGGAGATCCTGTCTGGCTGCCCGGAGATGACTGGATCGTCTTCAACTCACCGACTGCGTTCTTCAGGAAACGATCCTCCGGAATCGGCGACGCGGAGAGGCTGATCGGCGACGACCAGGAAGCAGCGGGCGCCTACAGCTCGTCGTCCGATGGCCGTTACCTGTTCGTTCACCAGGATCATCCGGCGACGCAGGTGGACATTCTCCGCTTCGACATGATCGAAGAGAAATTCGAGTCGTTGATCCGGACACCGTTCCTCGATGTGACGCCCTATCCCTCCCCGGATGGGAAATGGCTCGCCGTCGCCTCCGCGGAAACGGGTCGGATGGAAGTCTACGTGCATCGCCTGGAGAGTCCCGGAGGCCGATGGCAGCTCTCCACTGACGGCGGCGTGCATCCGACCTGGAGCCGCGACGGCGGCACCATTTACTATCTCACCGAACAGAGCAGCAGGCTCATGGCCGTGGAAGTGGAAACCGGTGAGACGTTCCGCGCGGGCACACCGGTGGAACTGATGAGAGTCGCGATGCCTCGCCGGCAGGAGAGACCGTACGACGTCAACGCCGACGGTTCGCGATTCATCTTCAACGCATTGACGGGCGATCGTACCGAATCGCCGGAGATTACGGTCGTGATGAACTGGGACCGGATGCTGGAGCGTTGA